In the Streptomyces sp. WMMC940 genome, ACCACACCTGGGTGCAGCGGCTCGTCGACGAGGGCCGGATCACCGAGGAGGAGGCCACCACCCATCCGCAGCGCGCCCTGCTGATGCGCGCACTGGGCAGTGGCGACCACGTCGAGCCCGATCTCTCCATCCGCGAGGTGAGGGCCGGCGACCGTTATCTGATCTGCTCCGACGGACTGTCCGGCGTCGTGTCCCACCAGACGCTGGAGGACGCCCTCGCCAGCTACCAGGGCCCGCAGGAGACCGTGCAGGAGCTGATCCAGCTCGCCCTGCGCGGCGGCGGCCCCGACAACATCACCTGCATCGTCGCGGACGTGCTCGACACGGACTCCGGAGACACCCTCGCCGGCGCGCTGAGCGACACCCCGGTCGTCGTCGGCGCCGTGGCCGAGAACCAGGCGCAGCTGGGTGACGGCGGGGCGATGCAGACCCCCGCCGGCCGCGCGTCCGGCCTGGGCCGGCCCGCCGCGCCGCCGCAGGGCGGCAACTTCGGTCCGCCCGGGAGCGGCGACGACGTCGGTTACGGCGGGATGCCGCCGGAGGGCAGCTACGGCGCGTACACGGACGAGGACTTCGTCAAGCCGCGCCGCGGCCGGAAGTGGCTGAAGAGATCCTTCTTCATCGCGCTCGCGCTGGGAGTCGTGGGCGGCGGTCTCTACGGCGGTTACCGCTGGACGCAGACCCAGTACTACGTCGGCGCGAACGAGGACCACGTCGCGCTGTACCGGGGCATCAGCCAGGACCTGGCCTGGCTCTCGCTCTCGAAGGTCGAGAAGGACCACCCCGAGATCGAACTCAAGTACCTGCCGCCCTACCAGCAGAAGCAGGTCAAGGCGACCATCACCGAGGGCAGCCTCGGCGATGCCCGCGACAAGATCCAGGAGCTCGGCGCGCAGGCCGCCGTCTGCAAGAAGGACGAGCAGCGCCGGGCCGCCGCGGACCGGGCCGCGGGCACGCCGCCGGGTGAGGGCCAGGCCGGCGGTACGACCGGCACGAAGCCCTCGACCCAGTCCGCCCAGACCAAGCCGACCGCAGCGTCTCCCTCTCCGGGCCCCACCCTCTCGGAGGAGGAGCAGAAGCTGGCCTCGAACTGCGGCAAGCAGTAAGCACCCGTAGGGGGGCCTTTCTCCACCATGAGCGTTGTCACCAACACGACCACCATCGGCGCGATCGACGCACCGAGCCGCCGCAACACCGAGCTCGTGCTGCTCGCGTTCGCCGTCGCCATCCCGGTGTTCGCGTATCTCAACGTGGGCCTCGCGCTCAACGGCGAGGTGCCGTCCGGCATGCTCGGCTACGGGCTCGGCCTCGGACTGATGGCCTCCGTCGCCCATATCGTCGTACGGAAGTTCGCCAGGTACGCGGACCCGCTGCTGCTGCCCCTGGCGACACTGCTCAACGGGCTCGGGCTGGTGCTGATCTGGCGGCTGGACCAGTCGCCGCGGCTGAACGCACGCCCCGACTTCGCCCCGCAGGCGACGAACCAGCTGATGTACTCGGCGCTCGGCATCGCGCTGTTCGTCGGCGTGCTGATGATCCTGAAGGACCACCGCGTCCTCCAGCGCTTCACGTACATCTCGATGGCGGCGGCGCTGGTCCTGCTGATCCTGCCGATCGTGCCGGGGCTCGGTGCCGATGTCTTCGGCGCGAAGATCTGGATCCGGGTGGGCGGGTTCTCCATCCAGCCCGGCGAGTTCGCGAAGATCGTCATCGCGGTCTTCTTCTCGGGCTATCTGATGGTGAAACGGGACGCGCTCGCCCTGGCCAGCCGCCGGTTCATGGGCCTGTACCTGCCGCGCGGCCGCGACCTCGGCCCGATCCTCACGATCTGGGCGATGAGCCTGCTCATCCTGGTCTTCGAGAACGACCTCGGCACCTCGCTGCTGTTCTTCGGCATGTTCGTGGTCATGCTGTACGTGGCCACCGAGCGGACGAGCTGGATCGTCATGGGCCTGCTGATGTCGGCGGGCGGCGCCGTGGTCGTCGCGCAGTTCGCGAGTCACGTCCAGTCCCGCGTCGCGGCCTGGCTCGACCCCTTCGGGTGCCTGGAGACCGCGCCCGAGGGCTCCAACATGATCAACGCCTGTGACCAGATGACCCAGGTCCTGATGTCGTTCGGCGCCGGCGGCACCCTCGGCACCGGCCTCGGCCAGGGCAACTCCGACCTCATCAGCTTCGCCGCGAACTCGGACTTCATCTTCGCCACCGTCGGCGAGGAGCTCGGCCTGACCGGCGTCATGGCGTTCCTGCTGCTGTACGGCCTGATCATCGAGCGCGGCATCCGCACGGCCCTGGCCGCCCGGGACCCGTTCGGCAAGCTGTTCGCCGTCGGTCTCTCCGGCGCCTTCGCCCTCCAGGTCTTCGTCGTGGCCGGCGGTGTGATGGGACTCATCCCGCTGACCGGTATGACCATGCCGTTCCTCGCGGCCGGTGGCTCCTCCGTCATCGCCAACTGGGCCCTGATCGGCATCCTCATCCGTATCAGCGACACCGCGCGCCGTCCGGCGCCGGCTCCCGCCCCGTCCCCCGATGCCGAGATGACCCAGGTGGTCCGACCGTGAACAAGCCCCTGCGCCGCATCGCGATCTTCTGCGGCCTCCTGGTCCTCGCCCTGCTCATCCGGGACAACTGGCTCCAGTACGTCCGCGCGGACGAGCTCAACACGCACAAGCTCAACCGCCGGGTGCAGATCGAGCGTTACGCCCACGAGCGCGGCAACATCATCGTCGACGGCAAGCCGATCACCGGCTCGGTCGAGACGAAGGGCAGCGACTTCAAGTACAAGCGCACGTACACCAACGGCCGCATGTGGGCACCCGTCACCGGTTTCGCCTCGCAGGCGTTCGACGCCAACCAGATCGAGAAGCTCGAGGACGGGATACTGACCGGCAACGACGACCGGCTGTTCTTCGACCGCACGATGGCGATGTTCACGGGCGAGAAGAAGAAGGGCGGCGACGTCGTCACCACCCTGAGCGGCAGGGCCCAGGAGGCCGCGTTCAAGGGACTCGGCGACAAGAAGGGCGCCGTCGCGGCGATCGACCCGCAGTCCGGCAGGATCCTGGCGCTGGCCTCGACCCCGTCGTACGACCCGTCGGTCTTCGCGGGCAACTCGATCAAGGACTCCGAGAACCGCCAGAAGCTGCTCAACGACAAAGACAAGCCGATGGTGAACCGCGCACTGCGCGAGACCTACCCGCCCGGATCCACGTTCAAGGTCGTCACCGCGGCCGCCGCGCTCGAGAACGGCGTGGTCGAGGACATCGACGCGCCGACGGACACCCCCGAGCCCTACCTGATCCCGCTCTCGCGGACGCCGATGAAGAACTCGCACGGCGGCTGTGAGAAGGCGAGCCTGAACGCGGCCATGGAGGTGTCCTGCAACTCCGTCTTCGCCAACCTCGGTGACAAGGTGTCCCGGGACAAGATGGTGGAGATGGCCCAGAAGTTCGGCTTCAACAACGCCGAGATCGACACCCCGGTCCGGGCCTCCGCGTCCGTCTACAACAAGACCATGGACCGCGGCGGCAACGCGCTCTCCTCGATCGGCCAGTTCGACACCGCCGCGACGCCGCTGCAGATGGCCATGGTCACCGCGGCGATCGCCAACGACGGCAAGCTGATGAAGCCGTACATGATCGACCAGCTGCGGGCGCCCAACCTGGACGTGATCCAGACCTTCGAGCCGGAGGAGATGAGCCGGCCGGTCTCGCAGGAGAACGCGCAGCTCCTCCAGCAGATGATGGAGAACGTCGTCGAGAAGGGCACCGGCACCAAGGCGCAGATCAACGGCGTCACCGTCGGCGGCAAGACCGGTACCGCCCAGCACGGTGTCGGCAACAGCAAGCGCCCGTACGCGTGGTTCATCTCGTACGCCAAGACCGACAACGGTTCGCCGGTCGCGGTCGCCGTGGTCGTGGAGGACTCCAGCGGCACCGCGCGCGACGACATCAGCGGTGGCGGACTCGCCGCTCCGATCGCGCGCGACGTGATGAAGGCGGTGCTCGACGGCAAGGAGTGACGGATGTCACTGTCCTGGCCTCTTCCCGCCTCATACCCGCACAATGCGATACCGGTCGCGTATCAGGTCCCGGCCATGGGCGGATGAGGAGCCCCGTGGCCGGTAGCGTATGCGCGAACAGCACACCGCCGGAGCACACACACGGGTGCGGTCGGGACTGACGGAGAGGGCTGGAACAGTTATGGAAGAGCCGCGTCGCCTCGGCGGCCGGTACGAGCTGGGCTCGGTGCTCGGCCGTGGTGGCATGGCCGAGGTCTACCTCGCCCACGACACCCGGCTCGGTCGCACCGTTGCCGTGAAGACGCTGCGGGCCGATCTCGCCCGTGACCCGTCCTTCCAGGCCCGGTTCCGCCGTGAGGCCCAGTCGGCCGCCTCGCTGAATCATCCCGCGATCGTCGCCGTGTACGACACCGGCGAGGACTACGTGGACGGCGTCTCCATCCCGTACATCGTGATGGAGTACGTGGACGGCTCCACGCTCAGAGAGCTGCTGCACTCCGGGCGCAAGCTGCTGCCCGAGCGCACGCTCGAGATGACCATCGGCATCCTCCAGGCCCTCGAGTACTCGCACCGCAACGGCATCGTGCACCGCGACATCAAGCCGGCGAACGTCATGCTGACGCGCACCGGCCAGGTCAAGGTGATGGACTTCGGCATCGCGCGCGCCATGGGCGACTCGGGCATGACCATGACCCAGACCGCGGCCGTGATCGGCACCGCCCAGTACCTCTCCCCGGAACAGGCCAAGGGGGAGCAGGTCGACGCCCGGTCCGACCTGTACTCCACCGGCTGTCTGCTCTACGAGCTGCTGACGGTCCGGCCGCCGTTCGTCGGGGACTCCCCGGTGGCGGTCGCGTACCAGCACGTTCGGGAGGAGCCGCAGGCACCGAGCGTCTTCGACCCCGAGATCACGCCCGAGATGGACGCGATCGTCCTGAAGGCGCTGGTCAAGGACCCGGACTACCGCTACCAGTCCGCCGACGAGATGCGGGCCGACATCGAGGCGTGCCTCGACGGCCAGCCGGTCGCGGCGACCGCGGCGATGGGCGCCGTCGGCTACGGCGGCGCGTACGGCGCCCAGCAGGGCCGCGGCGGCGAGCAGCCGACGACGGCGCTGCGCCAGGCGGACCCGGGCGGCCAGACGTCGATGCTGCCGCCCATGAACCCGGACGACGGCGGATTCGGCGGGTACGACGACCGCCCGGACCGCCGCCGCCAGAAGAAGTCGAACACCTCCACGATCCTGCTCGTCGTCGCCGGCATCCTCGTGCTCGTCGGCGCGATCCTGATCGGCAAGGCGGTTTTCAGTCAGACCGAGGGCGGCGGCAAGGTCGACGTGCCGCAGCTGGTCGGCAAGCCGTTCGAGGAGGCCAAGCAACTCGGCGAGAACGCCAAGGTCGAGGTCGTCCGGTCCGGCACCGATCGCTGCGACCAGCCCAAGGACAGTATCTGCAGCCAGACCCCGGCCAGCGGTCAGATGAACCAGGGCGACACCGTCCAGGTGGTCGTCTCCGAGGGCGCCCCGCTCGTCAAGGTACCGGACGTCACGAAGGACTCCGAAGAGGACGCCACCAAGGAGCTGAAGGACAAGGGCTTCGAGGTCGAGACCGAGTCGGTCGAGTCCGACCAGGAGGCCGGCACGGTCGTCGAGCAGGACCCCGAGGGCGGCACCCGGGTGGAGAAGGGTGAGACCGTCACCCTGAAGATCGCCAAGCAGGCCACCAGGACGGTGCCGGACGTGGTGGGCAAGCCCTTCGACCAGGCCAACCAGCAGCTGACGCTCCTGGGCTACACGGTGGTACGGCAGGACGTGGACTCCGACGAGGCCGCAGGCCAGGTCACCGCCCAGAGCCCGGCGGCGGGTTCCAAGGAGGCCAAGGGCGTCACGATCACCCTCCAGGTCTCCAAGGGCCCGCAGACACCGCAGAGCCAGGTGCCTGAGGTGCGGAACCGCACTCTGGGCGAGGCCAGGGCCCTGCTGCAGCAGGCCGGATTCAACAACATCCAGGTGCAGGGCGACCAGAACGACAACGCCCGGGTGATCCAGCAGACCCCGCAGCCGGGAACCCAGGGTGACCCCGCTCAGACCCAGGTGGTGCTGTTCACGCTCCCCGGTGGTGACGGCAACGGCGGGGGCAACAACGGCGGCGGATTCATCGGCGGACGCGACGACTGACCACCCGGCCACCGCACGCGCGGGACACGGGAAGAGGCCCCGGCACCTGATCTTGGGTTCTCACGGTCCTCGCAACATCCATGATCTGTGGGAGTTGCGAGGACCGTGGGCGTTGAGTGTGATGATCTTGCCGGGTTGCGGGAGCGTTTCTTTGCACGGCTGGATGTCGTGGGGAACGTGACCGTGGTGGCGCGGGAGCAGGGGGTGAACCGGAACACTGCCTTCGGCTGGGCCCGGAAGGCCGGACGGAGTTCGGTGCGCCTGCCGCACCGGCATCCTCGGCGGGACGATGACGAGCGACTTCGGACCGAGGGTGTCCCACGCCGGGTGGCGGCCGGGCAGGTCGGTGTGAACGAGCACACGGCCAAGGATGGGTGCCGGGGCCTTCCCCTGTCCGAACGGCGGTCCTCAGGCTCGCGCGTGCGAGCCCCTGCCGCGCTCGCCGCGCCCCTCGGGCACCCGATCGCGGTCTCCCCCGGCAGCGGCACGCGGTATCACGCGCCGGGGCCTGCTCCGGGCCCCCATGGCGTACGGTGACGCGGCGCACGTGGGCGAGGTCACGATCTCCCCCGGCCACCCGGTCCGGCCCTGGGGCGCGGAGCGCGGGTCACGGCGCGGGCGGATTCGCCGCGCCGCGCTCGCAGCGGCCTCGCTCATGACTGCCGCAGCTCCGCCGGCGGTGTGCGGTCCCGGTCGACCTTCTCCGTGCGCTCGAGTTCGCCCCACACGATGTAGCGGTAGTCCGAGGTGTAGATCGGCGTGCAGGTCGTCAGCGTGATGTAGCGGCCCGGCTTCGTCCGGCCCGACTCCTTCGGCACGGGCTGGAGCACGTCCACGTTGTACTTGGACGTCTCCTTGAGGTCCTTGAAGACCTTGTAGATGTACCAGGTGTCCACGGTCTCGAAGACGATCGAGTCGCCCGTCTTGACCTTGTGGATGTTGTGGAACTTGGCGCCGTGGCCGTCCCGGTGGGCGGCGAGGGTGAAGTTGCCCTGCTTGTCGGCCGGCAGAGCCGACTCGATGGGGTCGACGTAGTAGCCCGCCACCCCGTTGTTCAGGGTCTTGGGATCGGTGCCCTTCTTGACCAGGACCTCGCCGTTGTTCATGGCGGGCACATGGAGGAAGCCGATGCCGTCCTTGGTGTCGAGCGCACCGGGACCCCCGGCCCAGCGGTCGCGGACGCGCTCGCCCTGCTCCGCGGCCTCGCGGTCGGCGATGACGTTCGTCCACCACAGCGAGTAGACGACGAAGAGGGCCAGCACCAGCCCCGCGGTGATCAGCAGCTCGCCGAAGACACTGATGACGCCGGCGATCCGGCTGCGCGCACGTGCCACTGCACCTGTCCCTGTCCCAGTCCCTGTGGTTCTCTCGCCCGGAGCCACGCCCGTCCGTCAGCCGACGAGCGCGTCCGGCTTGCCCTTGCTGCGCGGGCGTTCGTCGACCATCTTGCCCCACACGATCATGCGGTACGTACTCGTGAACTCGGGCGTGCAGGTCGTGAGCGTGATGTACCGGCCGGGCCCGGTGAAACCGGAGCCGACCGGCACGGGGGCGATCACCCCGACGTTGGAGGGCGAGGTCTGCGGCAGGATGCTGTGCATCTCGTACGTGTAGTAAGTGTCCTGCGTCTCGACGACGATCGGGTCGCCCTGTGCGAGCCGGTTGATGTACCGGAAAGGCTCGCCGTGGGTGTTGCGGTGGCCCGCGACCGCGAAGTTGCCCTGCTTGTCCTCGGGCATCGCCGTCTTGAGCCCGCCCTCGGCGTAGTGGCCGACCATGCCCCGGTCCAGCACCCGGTGCTTGTCGATGCCCTCGGCGATCGGCACGACGACGTCGAGCTTGGGGATGTGCATGATGGCGAATCCCTGGCCCGGTTCGAACGCGCCCGGGGCCCGGCCCTTCGCCCAATCGTCCTGGATCTTGCTCGCCGCGGCGTTGGCCTGCTGGCCGGCCAGGATGTTGGTCCACCACAGCTGGTACGTGACGAACAGCAGCATCAGGACGCCGATGGTGATGAACAGCTCGCCGAAGGCACGGCTGGCGATCACGGCCGGGCTGTCCTTGGCCGCCCGGGCCGCCCGTCGAGCCTCCACGCGGGAGAGCGGGGCCCCGGTCTCCGAGGGTTTCGGCGTCACGGGCGGGGCGGTCGGTGCCCGGCGTCTGCGGCCCCGTCCCCGTGCCTTGGCCGCCTTGCGGCGCTCGGCGCGGCCTCCGGTGGGCCGCTCGGGCTCCGAAGGGCCCGTGCCGGGCACCCGGAGCGCCGCGGTCTCGTCCTCGGGCGGGAAGAACGGCGACGGAACGGCCGCGGTCGGACGGTCGGCTCCCGTCCCCGACGGCGGCGGGTACCCCGACCCCGTCACGGAGCCGGTCCCGCCCCGGGCACGGGACTGCTCCTGGAGCCGGTTCTCCTCCTGGACCTGGGGATACGCCTGCTGTCCGTACCAGTCCTCCTGGTACGCCGCCGCGGGGTACTGGCCGTGGTCGGGCCACTCCTGCGGCGTGGACTGCCGAGGCCCGCGCTGTCCGGGAACATCCGGAGCGCGGTACCACGGCGGTCCCCCCTCGCCGTTCACGCCAGGGCCTTGCCCACCACCGGCGCGAGCCCGGCCGACCGGCCCACGGCCCCCGTGTCACCGCATTCCACCAGCCAGTTGGCCAGCATCAGATGGCCGTGCTCCGTGAGCACCGACTCGGGGTGGAACTGCACACCCTCGACCCGCTTCTGCCTGTGGCGCAGGCCCATGATGATTCCGTCCTCCGTGCGGGCCGTGACCTCGAGCTCGTCCGGTACGGTCTCCGGCTCCGCCGCCAGCGAGTGGTAGCGCGTCGCCGTGAAGGGAGAGGGCAGCCCGGTGAACACGCCCTTGCCCTCGTGCCGTACGAGCGAGGTCTTGCCGTGGAGCAGTTCGGGCGCCCGGTCGACCACCCCGCCGTAGGCCACGGCCATCGACTGCATGCCGAGGCAGACGCCGAAGACGGGGACGTCGGTGGCGGCGCAGTGGCGGACCATCTCGATGCACACACCGGCCTGTTCGGGCGCACCCGGCCCGGGGGACAGCAGCACCCCGTCGAAACCGTCCTGCGCATGCGCGGTGGACACCTGGTCGTTGCGCACGACCTCGCACTCGGCGCCCAACTGGTACAGGTACTGGACGAGGTTGAAGACGAAGCTGTCGTAGTTGTCGACGACGAGAATCCGCGCGCTCACTGGCCGTCCACCGTCACGTCGTTGAACGGAAGCAGAGGCTCCGCCCAGGGGAACACGTACTGGAAGAGCGCGTACACGACCGCGAGGACCAGCACGAGCGAGATGAACGCCCGTACCCACGCGTTGCCCGGCAGATGCCGCCAGATCCAGCCGTACATGCCGTCCCTTTCCTTTCGGTACGGGACCAGATTAAAGGGCGCGGGGGGCCTGTGGGTCAGCTGTGGAGAGCTTCCGGTTTGCCGTGGGTCACAGGCCGCGTGGCGTCGAGGTGCGCCCACACCACCAGTCGGTGGCTGCTGCCCCACTCGGGATCGCAGGTGGTGAGGGTGAGGTAGCGGCCCGGTCCGTCGAATCCGGACTTCACCGGAACGGCGTCGACGACTCCCACGTCGCCGGGCACGGTGCGGTACGGCTTGTTCCGTATGCGGTAGGTGAACCATGTCGTCCCGTCGTTGAGGACGACCGCGTCGCCCGGACGCAGCCGCGGGAAGTCCTTGAACGGGTCCCCGTAGGTACGGCGGTGGCCGGCCACCGAGAAGTTCCCCGTCGCGCCGAGCCGGGCGCTGCCCGCGTAGTGCCCGAGCCCCTTCTTCAGGGTCTCCGCCTCGGTGCCCTCCAGTACCGGCCGGTCCCAGCCGGCGCCGAAGCGCGGCACGTACATCACCGCGAAGGGCCTGCCGGGCTCGTACGGCCTCGCCTCCGGCGGAGCGGGATCCGCGGCGGGCGGCGGGGACACGGCGGGTCCGCTCGCCTCCGGTGCCGCGGACGGCGCCGGTGCTCGCCTCGCCCATTCCTCGTGGAGCCGGACGATCTCCTCGGCGGTCGCGCCGTCGGCCTTCACACCGGTCCAGAACAGCACGTACGCCACGAACAGCACGATCACTGCGCCGGTGGTGATGCATATCTCACTGAACGTCCGGACGATCAGTCGCACCGACACGGGCCGCCCTCCCCGGGACTACTGCACGGGCTTCGCGTAGTGGAGATCCACTGTGCCCGAGTAGCCGGGGAGAGTCACCGCCTCGCGCTCGTCGACTTTCCAGCCCAGCCCGTACGCCTTCACGTAGAGCTGGTAGTTCTGGATCGCCGGGGAGGCGGTCAGCGCCCGCTTGAGCCGGTCCGGGTCGCCCACGGCGGTGACCTTGTACGGCGGCGAGTAGACCCTGCCCTGCAGGATCAGCGTGTTGCCCACACAGCGCACGGCGCTGGTGGAGATCAGCCGCTGGTCCATGACCTGGATGCCGCGGGCGCCGCCCTGCCAGAGGGCGTTGACCACGGCCTGCAGGTCCTGCTGGTGGATGACGAGGTCGTTGGCCTGCGGTTCCGGGTAACCGGGTGCCGCCTGGGCGTTCGGGGGAGCATCATTGAGGGTGACGGAGACCGCCCGGCCGCTGAGTTCCTCGGTCCCCGCGGCTGTCTCCAGCGCCCGGAGCTTCTCGTCCTCGGCCGCGGTGGAGCCGTCGTCACGCCGGGCGAGGGCGTCGACGTCCTCGCGGACCGTCGACGTGGACTCGTCGAGTTCGGCGTTCTCGTGGCTGCGCTGCTGGATCAGGTCGGAGAGCTTCAGCAGTGAGTCGTCGGTCCGGAGGTTGGTGCCCTTGGCCGTGTTGAAGCTGGTGACGAAGATCAGTCCGGCGAGCGCGAAAACGGCAGCGGTCAGCAGCCGGACCGGCCGCCACGAGGAGCGACGGACCGGCCCACCGGGGGAGTCGGCAGAATTGCTCAACGTACCCTTACCCTTCAGGCGCTGCGGAAGGACTACGCTAACGGACGCCCGGGGGAGGACCAGGTCCCCCTCATCCCCCCGCCGGCGCCAGCCACAGTTTCCCCTGCGCGGTCACGCAGCGCATCGACAGGAGAGTCCCTCGTGCCGAAGTCACGTATCCGCAAGAAGGCCGACTTCACGCCTCCGCCGTCCTCCAAGCAGGCGACCAGCATCAAGCTGACCAACCGCAGCTGGGTGGCCCCCGTGATGCTGGCGCTGTTCCTGATCGGGCTGGCGTGGATCGTCGTCTTCTACGTCACCGACGGCTCGTTGCCCGTGAAGACCCTCGGCAACTGGAACATCGTGGTCGGCTTCGGCTTCATCGCGGGCGGCTTCGCGGTCTCCACCCAGTGGAAGTAGCGGCGACCGACGGGGCAGCGGGCGGACCGGCCGCTGTCACGCTCTGCCCCTAAATTATCCACAGCGTCGTCCACAGATGAGGAAAAGGTCTGACGATCTGTGGATAACTCTCCGGTTGTTGACGCCGATGTGACCACTGGGGCCGATCCAGCGACGATCCCCCACCCTGTGCGCCCCTTGTCCCTCCTGGGAAAACCCAGGTCAGGGACAGGGGGCACAGTTGTTCCCCACAAGGCGCACAAGATCCGCCACACGCTGTGGACAACTTTGGGGAAAGCTCACGCTCAGGTGAGCAGCGACTGGGTCCTGAGCACGATGGACAGGACCGAGGCGACCAGGACGAGGGCGCAGACACCGACCTGCACCAGGCCCCTCCGCTCACGAGGGGCGTGCACCATACCGAACGCGATCACCGTGCCGCCGACCAGGCCGCCGACGTGGGCCTCCCAGGAGATGCCGGGCATGGTGAAGGTGATGAGCAGGTTCAGCGCCAGGAGCGCGATCACCGGACGCAGGTCGTAGTCGAGCCGGCGCAGCAGAACGGCCGTGGCCCCGAGCAGACCCCAGATCGCCCCGGAGGCGCCGAGCGCACCCCGGTTCGGCTCCTCCAGCAGATAGACCAGCGCGCTTCCCGCCACTCCGGAGAGCAGGTACAGCGCGAGATAGCGCACCCGGCCGAGCGCCGCCTCCAGTGGTCCGCCCAGCCACCAGAGCCCCAGCATGTTGAAGGCGATGTGCCAGATCTCCTGGTGCAGGAACATCGAGGTCACCAGGCGGTACCACTCGCCGTCGGCGACTCCCACGACCTCCTGGATCCGCGGGTTGAACGCCAGCCCGATCAGATCGAGCCGGTCCGCGATGGTTCGGTCGGCGAGCACCGCCAGGAACACCGCGGCGTTGACGCCCAGAAGGATCTTGGTGACGAGCCGGGGGTCGCCCGAGGTGAGCTCGGCCCCCGCGATCGTGCGGGGACGGCTCGCGGACGGGGCGTACCCGGTGCCCGAACCCGTACGCACGCACTCCGGGCACTGGAAGCCGACCGATGCGCTGACCATGCAGTCGGGGCAGATCGGCCGCTCGCATCGGGTGCAGCTGATACCGGTCTCCCGGCCCGGGTGCCGGTAGCAGCTGGGCAGTCCGTGCGCGGCCCGGGGCCGGTCCGGGCTTCCTGGCGCCTGATCCATGAGGTCCCCTCGTCTTCCGCGCGGGCTCCCGCGCAATGCTTCGCCCCGCTCGTCTTACGGACGAGCGGGGCGCAAAGGTTCCCGTACGGAACCCGGCCTCCGCAGACGATTCCCGCCGCGGCCTCCTGGGGTCAGCCCTGGCGGGTCTCGATCACGACGGATTCGATCACCACGTCGTTCATCGGGCGGTCGGTGCGCGGGTTGGTCGGAGCACCCGCGATGGCGTCCACGACCTTCCGGCTGGCCTCGTCCGTGACCTCGCCGAAGATCGTGTGCTTGCGGGTCAGCCAGGCGGTCGGGGCCACGGTGATGAAGAACT is a window encoding:
- a CDS encoding aminodeoxychorismate/anthranilate synthase component II, which gives rise to MSARILVVDNYDSFVFNLVQYLYQLGAECEVVRNDQVSTAHAQDGFDGVLLSPGPGAPEQAGVCIEMVRHCAATDVPVFGVCLGMQSMAVAYGGVVDRAPELLHGKTSLVRHEGKGVFTGLPSPFTATRYHSLAAEPETVPDELEVTARTEDGIIMGLRHRQKRVEGVQFHPESVLTEHGHLMLANWLVECGDTGAVGRSAGLAPVVGKALA
- a CDS encoding class E sortase; the protein is MSVRLIVRTFSEICITTGAVIVLFVAYVLFWTGVKADGATAEEIVRLHEEWARRAPAPSAAPEASGPAVSPPPAADPAPPEARPYEPGRPFAVMYVPRFGAGWDRPVLEGTEAETLKKGLGHYAGSARLGATGNFSVAGHRRTYGDPFKDFPRLRPGDAVVLNDGTTWFTYRIRNKPYRTVPGDVGVVDAVPVKSGFDGPGRYLTLTTCDPEWGSSHRLVVWAHLDATRPVTHGKPEALHS
- a CDS encoding DUF881 domain-containing protein, giving the protein MSNSADSPGGPVRRSSWRPVRLLTAAVFALAGLIFVTSFNTAKGTNLRTDDSLLKLSDLIQQRSHENAELDESTSTVREDVDALARRDDGSTAAEDEKLRALETAAGTEELSGRAVSVTLNDAPPNAQAAPGYPEPQANDLVIHQQDLQAVVNALWQGGARGIQVMDQRLISTSAVRCVGNTLILQGRVYSPPYKVTAVGDPDRLKRALTASPAIQNYQLYVKAYGLGWKVDEREAVTLPGYSGTVDLHYAKPVQ
- the crgA gene encoding cell division protein CrgA, whose translation is MPKSRIRKKADFTPPPSSKQATSIKLTNRSWVAPVMLALFLIGLAWIVVFYVTDGSLPVKTLGNWNIVVGFGFIAGGFAVSTQWK
- a CDS encoding rhomboid family intramembrane serine protease, with amino-acid sequence MDQAPGSPDRPRAAHGLPSCYRHPGRETGISCTRCERPICPDCMVSASVGFQCPECVRTGSGTGYAPSASRPRTIAGAELTSGDPRLVTKILLGVNAAVFLAVLADRTIADRLDLIGLAFNPRIQEVVGVADGEWYRLVTSMFLHQEIWHIAFNMLGLWWLGGPLEAALGRVRYLALYLLSGVAGSALVYLLEEPNRGALGASGAIWGLLGATAVLLRRLDYDLRPVIALLALNLLITFTMPGISWEAHVGGLVGGTVIAFGMVHAPRERRGLVQVGVCALVLVASVLSIVLRTQSLLT